The Pygocentrus nattereri isolate fPygNat1 chromosome 4, fPygNat1.pri, whole genome shotgun sequence genome includes a window with the following:
- the LOC108432799 gene encoding trace amine-associated receptor 13c-like, whose translation MEELSETGFAHLDYRCVALYNASCSVDFRLNYGDLALFLFISVMSVLTVCGNIVVIASIAIFKQLHTPTNFIICSLAVSDFLVGVFVMPMQGLMILDMCLQRMKSLCPVFHFISSIVGSVSLCNIVFAATDHYFALWNPFLYMAKVTSKTLRICISCGWISSVLYNVVLYIGNSKGERKLVCLLQCAVPANNTWGLIDIVFSFTLPCAAIISLYLLILRVALRHAKAISFTMQKTVSEKRKLFRNSQLKASKTLGIVVLVYVVCWIPGYMTLINLENLPDPTLRITIMLCLFYGHSCMNPFVYAISYPWFKKSLKLFFTLHKLA comes from the coding sequence ATGGAAGAGCTTTCTGAAACAGGCTTTGCTCATCTGGATTATCGTTGTGTTGCACTGTACAACGCAAGCTGCTCTGTGGACTTTCGTCTGAATTACGGTGATTTGGCTCTGTTCCTGTTTATATCGGTCATGTCTGTGCTGACAGTGTGCGGTAACATAGTGGTGATTGCTTCTATTGCGATTTTcaagcagctccacacaccaACCAACTTCATCAtctgctctctggctgtgtcGGATTTTCTGGTTGGAGTGTTTGTGATGCCAATGCAGGGTCTTATGATTCTTGACATGTGTTTACAGCGTATGAAAAGCCTCTGCCCCGTGTttcacttcatcagctccatcGTCGGCTCCGTGTCTCTGTGCAACATTGTCTTCGCAGCCACGGATCACTATTTTGCCCTGTGGAATCCTTTCCTGTATATGGCGAAAGTGACTTCAAAGACTTTGCGGATATGTATAAGCTGTGGATGGATTTCTTCCGTCTTGTATAACGTGGTTCTTTACATTGGTAACTCAAAGGGGGAAAGAAAGCTGGTTTGTCTCCTTCAGTGCGCAGTGCCAGCCAATAATACATGGGGTCTTATTGATATCGTTTTCAGCTTCACTCTGCCATGTGCCGCAATAATAAGTCTGTATCTTTTAATTCTCAGAGTGGCTCTGCGACACGCAAAAGCCATTTCCTTCACGATGCAGAAAACAGTGTCTGAAAAAAGGAAACTCTTTAGGAATTCACAGCTGAAAGCCAGCAAAACATTAGGGATTGTTGTTCTGGTGTATGTGGTGTGCTGGATCCCTGGATACATGACTCTTATCAATTTAGAAAATCTTCCAGACCCCACTCTGAGAATCACCATCATGTTATGCCTTTTCTACGGTCATTCCTGTATGAATCCCTTCGTTTATGCAATATCTTACCCTTGGTTTAAAAAATCACTGAAGCTTTTTTTCACACTGCACAAGTTGGCGTGA
- the LOC108432798 gene encoding trace amine-associated receptor 13c-like: protein MEDSSKTFFAHADYRCSAFLNGSCSEDVPLNGSDLSVFLFMLVMSVLTVCGNMVVIISIVVFQQLRTPTNFIILSLAVSDFLIGAIMMPLQCVLLVDTCLHHGKTLCPVYSFISMIVGTVSLYNVVLIAADRYFALCNPFGYAAKMTVRTTSVCISFGWCFSFCYNLIMMYVGSSERGEGNVICFRECAIPVSNTWGLIDLIFIFIVPCLSIILLYLRVLRVALKHAKAISNTVKLTASQQRKKSELKATKTLGSVVLVYLMCWIPWYTCLVNIESLPNPSVSITYLMCLFFSNSCINPVIYAISFPWFRKSVRIFALH, encoded by the coding sequence ATGGAAGATTCCTCGAAGACCTTTTTTGCCCATGCGGATTACCGCTGCAGTGCATTTCTGAATGGAAGCTGCTCTGAGGATGTTCCTTTGAACGGCAGTGATCTGAGTGTCTTTCTGTTCATGTTGGTGATGTCTGTGCTGACAGTGTGTGGAAACATGGTCGTGATCATTTCCATTGTCGTTTTCCAGCAGCTCCGCACACCAACTAACTTCATCatcctctctctggctgtgtcCGATTTTTTAATCGGAGCGATTATGATGCCATTACAGTGTGTTTTGCTTGTAGATACATGTTTACATCATGGAAAAACTCTCTGTCCTGTTTATTCCTTTATCAGCATGATTGTTGGCACAGTGTCTCTCTATAACGTTGTGCTGATTGCAGCAGACCGGTATTTCGCCTTATGCAACCCCTTCGGTTATGCAGCAAAAATGACGGTGAGAACTACATCAGTGTGTATCAGTTTCGGCTGGTGCTTTTCATTCTGCTATAATCTTATAATGATGTATGTTGGCAGTTCAGAACGAGGGGAAGGAAACGTGATCTGCTTCAGAGAATGTGCAATACCGGTCAGTAACACCTGGGGCCTTATTGATTTAATATTCATCTTTATTGTTCCCTGTTTATCAATAATACTGTTATATCTTAGAGTTCTTCGTGTGGCCCTAAAACATGCGAAAGCTATTTCCAACACAGTAAAGTTAACTGCATCTCAGCAGAGGAAGAAATCTGAGTTAAAAGCAACCAAAACATTAGGCTCTGTTGTGCTGGTGTATCTGATGTGCTGGATCCCGTGGTACACATGTCTAGTGAATATTGAGAGTCTTCCAAACCCCTCTGTCAGCATCACCTATTTGATGTGTCTGTTCTTTAGCAATTCTTGTATCAATCCCGTTATTTATGCTATTTCTTTTCCTTGGTTTAGGAAATCAGTGAGGATCTTTGCTTTACACTGA